A single genomic interval of Saccharothrix saharensis harbors:
- a CDS encoding RICIN domain-containing protein encodes MSKDNRLHRVWTSIGAAAVLLLAGTDVARAEPAPPPDTVTTATAGCGKAPTLRSGTHTIQSGGKSRSFILSVPDNYDNTYQHRLVFGFHWWGGTMNDVASGGTDGDVYAHYGLRRLANNTAIFVAPQGIGNGWANSGGEDVTFVDDMMRRIEDDLCVDPAQRFALGFSYGGAMSYALACARATSFRAVAVIGAPRELSGCSGGTQPIAYMGIHGISDNITSGRALRDRFVRNNGCTAQNPPEPAAGSATHISTAYAGCRSGYPVVWAPFDGGHQQGPVDGCAGCESGARSWVKSEVWKFFTGEQAPVPTTFRLRGEASGRCLDVNGANSANGTPMIVWDCNTGANQLFSQNGKALQVLGKCLDVPANAAAGTRVRIWDCQGGANQQWNLNGNGTISNAQSGLCLDVTGAGTANGTAVVVWTCHAGGNQRWTRA; translated from the coding sequence GTGTCAAAGGACAACCGCCTGCACCGGGTCTGGACGTCGATCGGCGCGGCCGCCGTGCTGCTCCTGGCCGGCACCGACGTCGCCCGCGCCGAACCCGCGCCACCACCGGACACCGTCACCACCGCGACCGCCGGCTGCGGCAAGGCGCCGACCCTGCGCAGCGGCACGCACACCATCCAGAGCGGCGGCAAGAGCCGCAGCTTCATCCTGAGCGTCCCCGACAACTACGACAACACCTACCAGCACCGGCTGGTCTTCGGGTTCCACTGGTGGGGCGGCACCATGAACGACGTCGCCTCGGGCGGGACCGACGGCGACGTCTACGCCCACTACGGGCTCCGGCGGCTGGCGAACAACACCGCGATCTTCGTCGCGCCCCAGGGCATCGGCAACGGCTGGGCCAACTCGGGCGGCGAGGACGTCACGTTCGTCGACGACATGATGCGGCGGATCGAGGACGACCTGTGCGTCGACCCGGCGCAGCGCTTCGCCCTGGGCTTCAGCTACGGCGGGGCGATGAGCTACGCGCTGGCGTGCGCGCGGGCGACGTCGTTCCGCGCGGTGGCGGTCATCGGCGCGCCGCGGGAGCTGAGCGGGTGCAGCGGCGGCACCCAGCCGATCGCCTACATGGGCATCCACGGCATCTCGGACAACATCACCTCCGGGCGGGCGTTGCGGGACCGGTTCGTCCGGAACAACGGCTGCACCGCGCAGAACCCGCCCGAGCCGGCGGCGGGCAGCGCCACGCACATCAGCACCGCCTACGCGGGGTGCCGTTCCGGGTACCCGGTGGTCTGGGCCCCGTTCGACGGCGGGCACCAGCAGGGGCCGGTGGACGGGTGCGCGGGGTGCGAGAGCGGTGCCCGGAGCTGGGTGAAGTCGGAGGTGTGGAAGTTCTTCACCGGTGAGCAGGCACCGGTGCCGACCACGTTCCGGCTGCGGGGCGAGGCCAGCGGCCGGTGCCTGGACGTCAACGGGGCCAACTCGGCCAACGGCACGCCGATGATCGTCTGGGACTGCAACACCGGCGCCAACCAGCTCTTCAGCCAGAACGGCAAGGCCCTCCAGGTGCTGGGCAAGTGCCTCGACGTGCCGGCCAACGCGGCCGCCGGCACGCGGGTGCGGATCTGGGACTGCCAGGGCGGCGCGAACCAGCAGTGGAACCTCAACGGCAACGGCACGATCAGCAACGCCCAGAGCGGGCTGTGCCTCGACGTCACCGGCGCCGGTACCGCCAACGGCACCGCGGTGGTCGTGTGGACCTGCCACGCGGGCGGCAACCAGCGCTGGACCCGCGCCTAG
- a CDS encoding glycoside hydrolase family 43 protein, which translates to MTPPKPAVSHYDNPVLPGFHPDPSVCRVGEDYYLVCSSFEYFPGVPLFHSRDLVHWRQIGNVLDRPSQLPLPADAMASDGIYAPTIRHHDGRFWMITTNVSHGGNFIVTAERPEGPWSDPVWIDLPGIDPDLAWDEDGNCWCAFAGAHGPSFSGVQVARIDPEAGKVLEGPVPAWEGTGLQWPEAPHLYRIGEWWYLMIAEGGTERGHTVAMARARSPRGPWEPAPANPILSHRSTDQPIQSTGHADLVTTPDGEWWMVLLATRPVGYSPKFHVLGRETFLTPVRWEDGWPRVGPVNLRERAPAGARPGEASPERDDFDAVDLDPRWISPRSRADGSWSLTERPGWLALHATGSTLDRPGCTFLGRRQQHVESRTAVLLDHGPGRAGLSVRLDEGHHYDLEVADGRADVIARIGPLRQSVATRAVPPGPVTLAITTRSARKWSREAPGLHVAAPDYLAFHVGDDPEPLVELDGRYLSTEVATGFTGRVIGMYATEGTAWFDWFEHGPLDDPEQP; encoded by the coding sequence ATGACTCCACCGAAGCCCGCGGTGTCGCACTACGACAACCCCGTGCTCCCCGGCTTCCACCCGGACCCGAGCGTGTGCCGGGTGGGCGAGGACTACTACCTGGTGTGCTCCAGCTTCGAGTACTTCCCGGGCGTGCCGCTCTTCCACAGCCGCGACCTGGTGCACTGGCGGCAGATCGGCAACGTCCTGGACCGCCCGTCGCAGCTCCCGCTGCCGGCCGACGCGATGGCGTCCGACGGCATCTACGCCCCGACGATCCGGCACCACGACGGCCGCTTCTGGATGATCACCACGAACGTGTCGCACGGCGGCAACTTCATCGTCACCGCCGAACGGCCCGAGGGTCCGTGGTCGGACCCCGTGTGGATCGACCTGCCCGGTATCGACCCCGACCTGGCGTGGGACGAGGACGGGAACTGCTGGTGCGCGTTCGCCGGGGCCCACGGGCCCAGCTTCTCCGGCGTGCAGGTCGCCCGCATCGACCCCGAGGCCGGGAAGGTGCTGGAAGGGCCGGTGCCGGCGTGGGAGGGCACCGGGTTGCAGTGGCCGGAGGCACCGCACCTGTACCGCATCGGCGAGTGGTGGTACCTGATGATCGCCGAGGGCGGCACCGAACGCGGCCACACCGTGGCCATGGCGCGTGCCCGCTCGCCGCGCGGCCCCTGGGAACCGGCTCCGGCCAACCCGATCCTGTCGCACCGCAGCACGGACCAGCCGATCCAGAGCACCGGTCACGCCGACCTGGTCACCACCCCGGACGGCGAGTGGTGGATGGTGCTGCTCGCGACGCGTCCGGTCGGGTACAGCCCCAAGTTCCACGTGCTCGGCCGGGAAACGTTCCTCACACCCGTGCGGTGGGAGGACGGCTGGCCCCGCGTGGGTCCGGTCAACCTGCGGGAACGAGCGCCGGCCGGCGCCCGGCCGGGGGAGGCGTCGCCGGAGCGGGACGACTTCGACGCCGTGGACCTCGACCCCCGGTGGATCTCGCCGCGGTCGCGCGCGGACGGCTCGTGGTCGCTGACCGAACGGCCGGGGTGGCTCGCCCTGCACGCCACCGGGTCGACGCTGGACCGACCGGGCTGCACGTTCCTCGGCCGACGCCAGCAGCACGTCGAGAGCCGGACCGCCGTGCTGCTGGACCACGGTCCCGGCCGGGCCGGGTTGTCGGTGCGCCTGGACGAGGGGCACCACTACGACCTGGAGGTGGCCGACGGGCGGGCGGACGTCATCGCCCGCATCGGCCCGCTGCGCCAGAGCGTCGCCACCCGCGCCGTGCCTCCCGGCCCGGTGACGCTCGCGATCACCACCCGTTCGGCCCGCAAGTGGTCGCGGGAGGCGCCGGGCCTGCACGTCGCCGCGCCGGACTACCTCGCGTTCCACGTCGGCGACGACCCCGAGCCGCTGGTCGAGCTGGACGGCAGGTACCTGTCCACGGAGGTCGCCACCGGCTTCACGGGCCGGGTGATCGGCATGTACGCCACCGAGGGCACGGCCTGGTTCGACTGGTTCGAGCACGGCCCGCTCGACGACCCGGAGCAGCCCTGA
- a CDS encoding carbohydrate ABC transporter permease, translating to MTSTAPRGRQPGRVRWWTYLLLCAATAACLFPLYWMFIVATTDTATATKMPPEIVPGGNFFHLVGLVLETVPFVQSLLNSLVVATAIGVGQAVLCALAGFAFAKLRFRGRNALFVIVVLTMTVPTQLSVIPQYMIMSELGWVDTLQALIVPGLASAFGIFWMRQHISATISDELMQAARIDGASTGQVFWRIAFPIVRPAAFVLGLFGFVTAWNDFLWPFIVLKSPERYTAQIAIKALQNSYDVDLGLAMSGSFLATIPLVVLFVLVGRRMVAGILEGAFKG from the coding sequence ATGACGAGCACCGCGCCGCGAGGCCGCCAACCCGGACGAGTCCGCTGGTGGACCTACCTGCTGCTGTGCGCGGCGACCGCCGCGTGCCTGTTCCCGTTGTACTGGATGTTCATCGTCGCCACCACCGACACCGCGACCGCGACCAAGATGCCGCCGGAGATCGTGCCCGGCGGCAACTTCTTCCACCTCGTCGGCCTGGTCCTGGAGACGGTGCCGTTCGTGCAGTCGTTGCTGAACAGCCTCGTGGTGGCGACCGCGATCGGCGTCGGTCAGGCGGTGCTGTGCGCGCTGGCCGGGTTCGCCTTCGCCAAGCTGCGCTTCCGCGGCCGCAACGCCCTGTTCGTGATCGTCGTGCTGACCATGACCGTGCCCACGCAGCTCTCGGTGATCCCGCAGTACATGATCATGTCCGAGCTGGGCTGGGTCGACACCCTGCAGGCGCTGATCGTGCCCGGCCTGGCCAGCGCGTTCGGCATCTTCTGGATGCGGCAGCACATCTCGGCCACGATCAGCGACGAGTTGATGCAGGCCGCCCGGATCGACGGCGCGAGCACCGGGCAGGTGTTCTGGCGCATCGCGTTCCCGATCGTGCGGCCGGCCGCGTTCGTGCTGGGCCTGTTCGGGTTCGTCACCGCGTGGAACGACTTCCTGTGGCCGTTCATCGTGCTCAAGTCACCCGAGCGCTACACCGCGCAGATCGCCATCAAAGCGCTGCAGAACAGCTACGACGTCGACCTCGGCCTGGCCATGTCCGGCTCGTTCCTGGCCACGATCCCGCTCGTCGTGCTGTTCGTCCTGGTGGGCCGCCGCATGGTCGCCGGGATCCTCGAAGGCGCTTTCAAGGGCTGA
- a CDS encoding carbohydrate ABC transporter permease: MSTVTATLTPAPSAALPPPAEPKARGLGERLAPYAYVAPFFVIFGVFGLFPFAFTFYVALFDWNPIGDQVFIGADNFTRMFADPRFWNAAGNTVSIWALSTVPQLLLALVLAHVLNHARLRFALFFRMSVLVPYITSVAATAIVFAQLFDRDYGLLNWLLGLVGIEPIDFVQSTWGSHLLIATMVTWRWFGYTTLLYLASLQAVPRSVFEAAAIDGAGPWQRFRHITVPSLRPVIIFTVVTSTIGGLQIFTEPLLIASGAPLTCGAVRQCQTLTLFLYEQGFGQFEFGYGSAIGVALFAMVVVIAAINYVLSTRIKADR; encoded by the coding sequence GTGAGCACCGTGACCGCCACGCTCACCCCGGCACCGTCAGCCGCTCTCCCGCCCCCGGCCGAACCGAAGGCCCGGGGGTTGGGGGAGCGCCTGGCCCCGTACGCGTACGTCGCCCCGTTCTTCGTCATCTTCGGGGTGTTCGGCCTGTTCCCGTTCGCCTTCACGTTCTACGTAGCACTGTTCGACTGGAACCCGATCGGGGACCAGGTGTTCATCGGGGCGGACAACTTCACCCGGATGTTCGCCGATCCCCGGTTCTGGAACGCCGCCGGCAACACCGTGAGCATCTGGGCGCTGTCGACCGTCCCGCAACTGCTGCTGGCGCTGGTGCTGGCGCACGTGCTCAACCACGCCCGGCTGCGGTTCGCGCTGTTCTTCCGGATGTCGGTCCTCGTCCCGTACATCACCTCGGTGGCGGCCACGGCGATCGTGTTCGCGCAGCTGTTCGACCGCGACTACGGGCTGCTCAACTGGTTGCTGGGGCTGGTCGGGATCGAGCCGATCGACTTCGTCCAGTCGACCTGGGGCAGCCACCTGCTCATCGCGACGATGGTGACGTGGCGGTGGTTCGGTTACACCACGCTGCTCTACCTGGCGTCCTTGCAGGCGGTGCCGCGGTCGGTGTTCGAGGCCGCGGCCATCGACGGCGCGGGACCGTGGCAGCGCTTCCGGCACATCACCGTCCCCTCGCTGCGACCGGTGATCATCTTCACCGTGGTGACGTCCACCATCGGCGGCCTCCAGATCTTCACCGAACCGCTGCTGATCGCCTCCGGCGCGCCGTTGACGTGCGGCGCGGTGCGGCAGTGCCAGACGTTGACGCTGTTCCTGTACGAACAGGGCTTCGGGCAGTTCGAGTTCGGCTACGGCTCGGCGATCGGCGTGGCGCTGTTCGCCATGGTCGTGGTGATCGCCGCGATCAACTACGTGCTGTCCACCCGGATCAAGGCGGACCGATGA
- a CDS encoding extracellular solute-binding protein: MSLRLPLLCATAVLALLAACTPGTGGGGEGDGKSFEFWSFSAINQKLTVDAYQAKHPDIQIKLTEVGTSTETAQSLTTALAGGKVPDLVLIQGDNLPQFVEQPQNFVDLRTLGADDIKGDYLDWVWEQSVAKGGEVLGVPTDVGGMAVAYRTDLFAAAGLPTDREAVSALWPTWDAFIETGKRYKAATGKAFTDNAATSVFYQAVNQVSEKYYSADRKLVYSTNPQVKAAFDLGIKAATAGITAGQSSFESAWSAGMAQGTYAAVSAPSWMLNSIRSTAPDTKGKWDIAKIPGASGNWGGSYLAIPKRAKNPQAAWNYIKEMQSPQGQLEHFSRVGALPSTPSVYQDAKLTDAKDPFFSDAPTGTIYTDSLLGLKPFYIGPDSAAIGQEFLNAITNVEQSGGDPATAWDDAVRNIKTAIGE, translated from the coding sequence GTGTCACTTCGCCTGCCCCTGCTCTGCGCCACCGCGGTCCTGGCCTTGCTCGCTGCCTGCACACCCGGCACGGGAGGCGGTGGGGAAGGGGACGGCAAGTCGTTCGAGTTCTGGTCGTTCTCCGCCATCAACCAGAAGCTGACCGTGGACGCCTACCAGGCGAAGCACCCGGACATCCAGATCAAGCTGACCGAGGTCGGCACCTCCACCGAGACGGCCCAGTCGCTGACCACGGCGCTGGCCGGCGGGAAGGTGCCGGACCTGGTGCTGATCCAGGGCGACAACCTGCCGCAGTTCGTCGAGCAGCCGCAGAACTTCGTGGACCTGCGGACGCTGGGCGCCGACGACATCAAGGGCGACTACCTGGACTGGGTGTGGGAGCAGAGCGTCGCCAAGGGCGGCGAGGTGCTCGGCGTCCCCACCGACGTGGGCGGCATGGCCGTGGCGTACCGGACCGACCTGTTCGCCGCCGCCGGGCTGCCGACGGACCGCGAGGCGGTCAGCGCGTTGTGGCCGACGTGGGACGCGTTCATCGAGACAGGTAAGCGCTACAAGGCGGCCACCGGCAAGGCGTTCACCGACAACGCGGCGACCAGCGTGTTCTACCAGGCGGTCAACCAGGTGTCGGAGAAGTACTACAGCGCCGACCGCAAGCTGGTCTACAGCACCAACCCGCAGGTGAAGGCGGCGTTCGACCTCGGCATCAAGGCGGCCACCGCCGGGATCACCGCCGGGCAGTCCTCGTTCGAGAGCGCGTGGAGCGCCGGCATGGCCCAGGGGACGTACGCCGCCGTGTCCGCGCCTTCGTGGATGCTCAACTCCATCCGCAGCACCGCACCCGACACCAAGGGCAAGTGGGACATCGCGAAGATCCCCGGCGCCTCCGGCAACTGGGGCGGCAGCTACCTGGCCATCCCCAAGCGCGCGAAGAACCCCCAGGCCGCCTGGAACTACATCAAGGAGATGCAGTCGCCGCAGGGCCAGCTGGAGCACTTCTCCCGGGTCGGGGCGCTGCCCTCCACGCCGTCGGTCTACCAGGACGCCAAGCTCACCGACGCCAAGGACCCGTTCTTCTCCGACGCGCCGACCGGCACGATCTACACCGACTCGCTCCTGGGGCTCAAGCCGTTCTACATCGGTCCGGACAGCGCCGCGATCGGCCAGGAGTTCCTCAACGCGATCACCAACGTCGAGCAGAGCGGCGGTGACCCTGCCACGGCCTGGGACGACGCCGTGCGCAACATCAAAACCGCCATCGGCGAGTGA
- a CDS encoding glycoside hydrolase family 43 protein: protein MKARSSVLPRRAAALLTAILCALALAPAVARADNPIVQHIYTADPAPLVHNGRVYLYTGHDEDGSTWFTMKEWRVWSSDDMVNWTDHGSPMNVGTFSWASKDAWAGQAIHRNGKFYWYVPVVNRATGRMAIGVAVADSPTGPFRDAIGRPLLENGEIDPTVFIDDDGQAYLYWGNPNLWYVRLNADMTSFSGSPTRIPLTTAGFGTRTGDANRPTLYEEGPWVYKRNGLYYNVFAAKCCSEFIAYSTAPTPTGPWTYRGTVMPTQGSAFTNHAGIVDFKGGSYFFYHNGALPGGGGFTRSVAVERFSYNADGTIPTINMTTGGAPQAGALNPYVRQEAETIAWGSGIETEPSSEGGMNIGWLENGDHVKVKGVAFGSGARSFSARVASAGAGGTVEVRLDSPSGAVVGRCGVSATGGWQSWTTVSCPISGTSGTRDLYLRFTGGSGYLFNVNWWQFTA from the coding sequence TTGAAGGCCCGTTCGTCAGTCCTCCCGCGCCGGGCAGCCGCGCTGCTCACCGCGATCCTCTGCGCCCTCGCGCTCGCACCGGCGGTGGCCAGGGCCGACAACCCCATCGTGCAGCACATCTACACCGCCGACCCGGCGCCGCTGGTCCACAACGGACGGGTGTACCTCTACACCGGGCACGACGAGGACGGCTCGACCTGGTTCACGATGAAGGAGTGGCGGGTCTGGTCCTCCGACGACATGGTGAACTGGACCGATCACGGCTCGCCGATGAACGTGGGCACGTTCTCCTGGGCGAGCAAGGACGCGTGGGCCGGGCAGGCGATCCACCGCAACGGCAAGTTCTACTGGTACGTGCCCGTGGTCAACCGGGCCACCGGCCGCATGGCGATCGGCGTGGCCGTGGCGGACAGCCCCACCGGCCCGTTCCGCGACGCGATCGGCCGCCCCCTGCTGGAGAACGGTGAGATCGACCCCACCGTCTTCATCGACGACGACGGCCAGGCCTACCTGTACTGGGGCAACCCGAACCTCTGGTACGTGCGGCTCAACGCCGACATGACGTCGTTCTCGGGCAGCCCCACCCGCATCCCGCTCACCACGGCGGGCTTCGGCACCCGGACCGGCGACGCCAACCGGCCGACGCTCTACGAGGAAGGGCCGTGGGTCTACAAGCGCAACGGCCTGTACTACAACGTGTTCGCGGCGAAGTGCTGCTCGGAGTTCATCGCCTACTCGACCGCGCCGACCCCGACCGGACCCTGGACCTACCGCGGCACCGTCATGCCCACCCAGGGCAGCGCCTTCACCAACCACGCGGGGATCGTGGACTTCAAGGGCGGCTCCTACTTCTTCTACCACAACGGGGCACTGCCCGGAGGCGGCGGTTTCACCCGGTCCGTGGCGGTGGAGCGGTTCAGCTACAACGCCGACGGCACCATCCCGACGATCAACATGACGACGGGCGGCGCACCGCAGGCGGGCGCGCTCAACCCCTACGTGCGCCAGGAGGCCGAGACCATCGCCTGGGGCTCCGGCATCGAGACCGAACCGTCCAGTGAGGGCGGCATGAACATCGGCTGGCTCGAGAACGGTGACCACGTCAAGGTCAAGGGCGTCGCGTTCGGTTCGGGTGCCCGGTCCTTCAGCGCACGGGTGGCGTCGGCCGGTGCCGGCGGCACGGTCGAGGTCCGGCTGGACAGCCCGAGCGGCGCGGTCGTGGGTCGCTGCGGGGTGTCCGCCACCGGTGGCTGGCAGAGCTGGACCACGGTCTCGTGCCCGATCAGCGGCACGTCGGGCACCCGGGACCTGTACTTGAGGTTCACCGGCGGCAGCGGCTACCTGTTCAACGTCAACTGGTGGCAGTTCACCGCGTAG
- a CDS encoding LacI family DNA-binding transcriptional regulator produces MGRRRITLADVAKAAGVSTTTVSLVLSGRGRDLRISEEVERRVRSTAQELGYRRNTLSVGLRTGRTRTIGFVSDTVASSLLAGNMIRGAMEAAHRRGFMLFAGESGGDPDVERALVEAMHDRQVDGIVFAAMYTRRVVLPDGLDDGPAVLLNALPVGRSTLPSVLPDEVEAGRAAARVLVDAGHRDGLHVVGAGPRLGDVPPNSIAARERLIGMHEVFAGAGVQPVSAHQCPKWMPEDGYDTTREILRHHRPQALLCLNDRLALGAYQALAEAALSVPDDVSVVSFDDHPIASWVRPRLTTVALPHHELGAKAVEVLFAASERPARAKAGPVVHRVPMSVRVGGSVRSSRAPSG; encoded by the coding sequence GTGGGACGGCGACGCATCACGCTGGCCGACGTGGCGAAGGCGGCCGGTGTCTCGACCACCACCGTGTCGCTCGTGCTGTCCGGCCGCGGCCGGGACCTGCGCATCTCCGAAGAGGTGGAGCGCAGGGTGCGGTCGACCGCGCAGGAGTTGGGGTACCGGCGCAACACCCTGTCGGTCGGCCTGCGGACGGGGCGCACCCGCACGATCGGGTTCGTGTCCGACACCGTGGCGAGTTCGCTGCTGGCCGGGAACATGATCCGGGGCGCGATGGAGGCCGCCCACCGCCGCGGGTTCATGCTGTTCGCCGGGGAGAGCGGCGGTGATCCCGATGTGGAGCGCGCCCTGGTCGAAGCCATGCACGACCGCCAGGTCGACGGCATCGTCTTCGCGGCGATGTACACCCGCCGGGTCGTCCTGCCCGACGGCCTGGACGACGGCCCGGCCGTCCTCCTCAACGCCCTGCCGGTGGGGCGCTCGACCTTGCCGTCCGTGCTCCCCGACGAGGTGGAAGCCGGTCGCGCCGCCGCGCGGGTGCTCGTCGACGCGGGCCACCGCGACGGCCTGCACGTGGTCGGCGCCGGTCCCCGCCTCGGCGACGTCCCGCCGAACAGCATCGCCGCCCGCGAACGGCTCATCGGCATGCACGAGGTGTTCGCCGGCGCGGGTGTCCAGCCGGTGAGCGCGCACCAGTGCCCGAAGTGGATGCCGGAGGACGGTTACGACACCACTCGGGAGATCCTGCGCCACCACCGCCCGCAGGCCTTGCTCTGCCTGAACGACCGACTCGCCCTCGGCGCCTACCAGGCGCTCGCGGAGGCGGCGTTGTCCGTGCCGGATGACGTCTCCGTGGTCTCCTTCGACGACCACCCGATCGCCTCCTGGGTCCGACCGCGCCTCACCACCGTCGCCCTTCCGCACCACGAACTGGGCGCGAAGGCGGTCGAGGTCCTCTTCGCGGCCTCGGAGCGGCCCGCGCGGGCCAAGGCCGGTCCGGTCGTGCACCGCGTGCCGATGTCCGTCCGGGTCGGTGGGTCGGTCAGGTCGTCGCGCGCACCGTCCGGGTGA
- a CDS encoding ABC transporter substrate-binding protein codes for MSRARRVRALTATALAAAVLAGCAPPGDVRPAASGPAATAVSDPGCGSSPVVLRARLETGFPLAKALTEEFTRQHPHVTWDVREEQFAVLTQNAPRLLADNPPDLARLPQVSDLAADGLLRDLDGYAAWFGWDDWPAAQLRPLRVGPGGRPRGEGPLFAMGFSTSVTGVFYNKDLAARIGFREPSTLAEWDDALARAKDAGITPLAGFNAGAVAGLAFPLQSLMAAHGSPTAVDAWTYQRPGARIDTPVNTEAARHLRRWLRAGYFDADLNATDYARMIDRFTSGQALFMVNGDWESATLDRRMPGRVGFFLVPPVRTGGPRAAMAGPPTFGIPAGAAHPDCAAFFLDWAVTDRVARETTVRVGGALPLGPVDAHLPPVDPGSATAATLAAATRVVADGTGMDFIANATGAILAESWTPGLQELAAGEVEPEDLLRRVQADYTDQIGR; via the coding sequence TTGTCCCGTGCTCGACGAGTCCGCGCGCTCACCGCGACCGCGCTGGCGGCCGCGGTCCTGGCCGGGTGCGCGCCGCCCGGCGACGTCCGCCCGGCCGCTTCCGGCCCGGCGGCGACCGCGGTCTCCGATCCGGGTTGCGGCAGCTCGCCGGTCGTCCTGCGGGCCCGTCTCGAAACCGGTTTCCCCCTGGCGAAGGCGCTCACCGAGGAGTTCACCCGGCAGCACCCGCACGTGACGTGGGACGTGCGGGAGGAGCAGTTCGCGGTGCTGACGCAGAACGCGCCGCGCCTGCTGGCCGACAACCCGCCGGACCTGGCGCGCCTGCCGCAGGTGTCCGACCTGGCGGCCGACGGCCTGCTGCGCGACCTGGACGGCTACGCGGCGTGGTTCGGCTGGGACGACTGGCCGGCCGCGCAGCTGCGGCCGCTGCGCGTCGGTCCGGGAGGGCGACCGCGCGGCGAGGGCCCGCTGTTCGCGATGGGTTTCTCCACGAGCGTGACCGGTGTGTTCTACAACAAGGACCTCGCCGCCCGGATCGGGTTCCGCGAGCCGTCGACGTTGGCGGAGTGGGACGACGCCCTGGCACGGGCCAAGGACGCGGGCATCACGCCGCTGGCGGGGTTCAACGCGGGCGCGGTGGCCGGGCTGGCGTTCCCGCTCCAGAGCCTCATGGCCGCCCACGGCTCGCCGACCGCCGTCGATGCCTGGACCTACCAGCGGCCCGGGGCGAGGATCGACACCCCGGTCAACACCGAGGCCGCCCGGCACCTCCGGCGCTGGCTGCGCGCCGGGTACTTCGACGCCGACCTCAACGCCACCGACTACGCCCGGATGATCGACCGGTTCACCTCCGGCCAGGCGCTGTTCATGGTGAACGGCGATTGGGAGTCCGCGACGCTCGACCGGAGGATGCCGGGCCGGGTCGGCTTCTTCCTCGTGCCGCCCGTGCGGACCGGCGGGCCGAGGGCGGCGATGGCCGGTCCCCCGACCTTCGGCATCCCGGCGGGCGCGGCGCACCCGGACTGCGCGGCGTTCTTCCTCGACTGGGCGGTCACCGACCGGGTGGCGCGGGAGACCACCGTGCGGGTGGGCGGTGCCCTCCCCCTCGGTCCCGTCGACGCCCACCTGCCTCCCGTCGACCCAGGCTCGGCCACGGCCGCCACGCTGGCCGCCGCCACCAGGGTCGTCGCCGACGGCACGGGCATGGACTTCATCGCCAACGCCACCGGCGCCATCCTGGCCGAGAGCTGGACACCGGGTCTCCAAGAGCTGGCGGCGGGCGAGGTGGAGCCGGAGGACCTGCTGCGGCGGGTGCAGGCCGACTACACCGACCAGATCGGCCGGTGA
- a CDS encoding carbohydrate ABC transporter permease — protein MPRRVGWAFVLPALAVYALFVLAPLASTVRYSLYRWDGVGPATWVGWDNYLAVFRDPDLHGAIGHALVLVVLFTGVPVPLGLLAAALVRRAAPSGPVRLVLLLPQAVPLVAAGIAWSLLLSSTGAVNRLLDAVGLGALTRAWLGESSTALAAVGLIGAWALLGLCTTLVLAGAERIDPALYEAARLDGAGPWREFRAVTLPGVRRELGVCLAVTAIAALASFDVVYATTRGGPGGATSVPGLEVFSLAFAQREVGRASALAVVLVVLVLAVVAPVLRRSR, from the coding sequence GTGCCGCGGCGGGTCGGCTGGGCGTTCGTGCTGCCCGCGCTGGCGGTCTACGCGCTGTTCGTGCTCGCGCCGCTGGCCTCGACGGTCCGGTACTCGCTGTACCGCTGGGACGGGGTCGGCCCGGCCACCTGGGTCGGCTGGGACAACTACCTCGCGGTGTTCCGCGACCCCGACCTGCACGGCGCGATCGGTCACGCGCTGGTGCTGGTCGTGCTCTTCACCGGGGTGCCGGTGCCGCTGGGCCTGCTGGCCGCCGCCCTGGTCCGCCGTGCCGCGCCGAGCGGGCCGGTGCGCCTCGTGCTGCTCCTGCCGCAGGCGGTACCGCTGGTGGCGGCCGGGATCGCGTGGAGCCTGCTGCTGTCGTCCACCGGCGCGGTGAACCGGCTGCTCGACGCGGTGGGGCTCGGTGCCCTGACCCGGGCGTGGCTGGGCGAGTCGTCCACGGCGTTGGCCGCGGTGGGGTTGATCGGGGCTTGGGCGCTGCTCGGCCTGTGCACCACGCTCGTGCTGGCCGGCGCGGAGCGCATCGACCCGGCGCTGTACGAGGCGGCGCGGCTGGACGGCGCGGGCCCCTGGCGGGAGTTCCGCGCGGTCACCCTGCCGGGCGTGCGACGCGAACTGGGCGTGTGCCTGGCGGTCACGGCGATCGCGGCCCTGGCGAGCTTCGACGTCGTGTACGCCACGACGCGGGGCGGACCCGGCGGCGCCACGTCCGTGCCGGGCCTGGAGGTGTTCTCCCTGGCCTTCGCGCAGCGCGAGGTGGGGCGGGCGTCGGCGCTGGCCGTCGTGCTCGTGGTGCTGGTCCTCGCGGTGGTGGCGCCCGTGCTGCGGCGGTCGCGGTGA